The sequence TACGGCTAATCTCGTATGTATCTTGCTCCGTGAACAACCACATGGCGAAAGACGACACCACAATTCTCACCTTCACTCCAATCTTATAAACACCAATCTTACTTTGCGATTCATAAACCAACTTCTCATCACCGTGAATCAATTGCAATACACGTTCACCTCTTAATACCACATTCTCAATACTTTTCTTCGTATGTGGCGGTAAATAAAACACGACGTCGTCATCATCGTCGGGCGTAATCTCTTTCGTCCCCAATTGCTGGCCTTGATACATCAAGTCGGCATCAATTTTATCAAATTGTAAACCCACAAAGCTGTAAGGGTTTATAAAGGTCATCTTACCCACAACAAGGTAGTAGTATAACGTGTTGTTTATAGGCGACAACATGAATCGAGTAAGAGTGACATCATCGACATCAACTTTTGGGATGTTAAGACTCAAAATAACTGCGACGCTAATAATGAATATAAGTAATAAAATTGCGCAAAAACACCAAAGTCTAAattttttatcatcaatgcgagaCAACTCGGGTTTTTGGGCGGAGTTAGTAATGTTTTGCAGGACAGGATGACCGTACACAATTTTTCCTTCCGGTATCATGATTAACGGAATTGGTGATTGAGATCGATCGTGAGATGTGAATTGTACGttcaactaaagttaactttatacagtatatatctattattttattaCGGTGTATATTGCTTAACCTAGTTACTTATTGGCCTAAACCCTAACCAATTTTCGcaaaatattacggagtaaattATCTATGACaattttgagagaaaaaaaaaatgcgTATCAGCcgtgacttattattattttttttaactgcCAAACaaacaattatataaataaaaCAATCCCTAGCAAGGCGCTAAGGGATAATTACAACGGCATAGATAATCATGTGTTCCAATTGAAAACTATATGGCTTCTATTTTTAATCCAACGAAAAGACAATAAACGGATTACATCAAATAAGTTACTCCTACTACAAAAAGAATTATTAAAAACAACTCCGTTCCGAAACCGCCAAATGGCCCATAGAAGAGTAAGAATGACCGCAACGATCCGATCTTTGAAGATAGCTTGTAATCGAACACCCTCGAGCCATGTAATAAACGTATCCCACGAGGAGCAAATGGGAAGAGCACAATCAAGCCACACCCGAACTCGAAGCCATATCTCTTTAGCCAAATCACAATCGAAGAATAAGTGATCCCAAGTCTCAATATCATTATTACAAAGTGGGCAAATAACCGAGTTGATCTCAATCCCTTTTGCCGAAAGGTTCCAACGAACGGGAAGATCATCTAATCTCAAACGCCATAAAAATATGTTAACTTTCCTTGGAAGAAACTTGAACCAAATTGTACTCGCGTTAGTCGAAGGCAAAGAGGTTCAATCCATCATGTCCCTTGCAGCTTTAACAGTGTACGACTCATCTGAAATAAGCGAACAACACCAACGATCAGGGCGATCATAAAAAGTGCAGTCACCGATCTCCTCCTGAAGATTAACGAGAAGTTGGTTGTTACGACTACCAATGTAATCTCTCGTCCAGTTCCATTGCCATGCACCATCTACCCGTTTCTCGGCAATCGAATCTAGTTTATTGACATCCA comes from Rutidosis leptorrhynchoides isolate AG116_Rl617_1_P2 chromosome 4, CSIRO_AGI_Rlap_v1, whole genome shotgun sequence and encodes:
- the LOC139840605 gene encoding putative syntaxin-24; this encodes MIPEGKIVYGHPVLQNITNSAQKPELSRIDDKKFRLWCFCAILLLIFIISVAVILSLNIPKVDVDDVTLTRFMLSPINNTLYYYLVVGKMTFINPYSFVGLQFDKIDADLMYQGQQLGTKEITPDDDDDVVFYLPPHTKKSIENVVLRGERVLQLIHGDEKLVYESQSKIGVYKIGVKVRIVVSSFAMWLFTEQDTYEISRKNLEVPLSSAAQISSAI